A section of the Citrus sinensis cultivar Valencia sweet orange chromosome 8, DVS_A1.0, whole genome shotgun sequence genome encodes:
- the LOC102617511 gene encoding K(+) efflux antiporter 5-like isoform X1, giving the protein MAVIVVWVCEAVKVWLLLVVCCCFTDGRVVKFLVEQSINNALHGQVTIGTLISQVETFAQFGVVFLLFALGLEFSFTKLKAVGHVAVLGGLLQIAIFMFLCGITAALAGCFVSFNFRLECYRKMILLLEFFTGSLARNLIIGILALIFGSFVG; this is encoded by the exons ATGGCTGTAATTGTTGTTTGGGTGTGTGAGGCAGTGAAGGTGTGGCTGTTGCTTGTTGTTTGTTGTTGCTTCACGGATGGTAGG GTGGTGAAATTTTTGGTAGAACAGAGCATCAATAATGCTCTTCATGGTCAAGTTACAATTGGAACACTTATTTCACAG GTTGAAACTTTTGCACAATTTGGTGTTGTCTTCCTTCTTTTTGCTTTGGGGCTAgagttttcttttacaaaG TTAAAAGCAGTGGGACATGTCGCTGTTCTTGGAGGGCTACTGCAAATTGCAATATTTATGTTCTTGTGTGGCATAACGGCTGCA CTTGCAGGTTGCTTTGTAAGTTTCAATTTTCGTTTAGAGTGCTATCGGAAGATGATATTGTTGCTGGAATTTTTTACAGGAAGTCTTGCTAGAAATCTTATTATTGGAATACTTGCATTAATCTTTGGAAGTTTTGTTGGGTAA
- the LOC102617511 gene encoding K(+) efflux antiporter 5-like isoform X4, translated as MAVIVVWVCEAVKVWLLLVVCCCFTDGRVVKFLVEQSINNALHGQVTIGTLISQVETFAQFGVVFLLFALGLEFSFTKLKAVGHVAVLGGLLQIAIFMFLCGITAAVAL; from the exons ATGGCTGTAATTGTTGTTTGGGTGTGTGAGGCAGTGAAGGTGTGGCTGTTGCTTGTTGTTTGTTGTTGCTTCACGGATGGTAGG GTGGTGAAATTTTTGGTAGAACAGAGCATCAATAATGCTCTTCATGGTCAAGTTACAATTGGAACACTTATTTCACAG GTTGAAACTTTTGCACAATTTGGTGTTGTCTTCCTTCTTTTTGCTTTGGGGCTAgagttttcttttacaaaG TTAAAAGCAGTGGGACATGTCGCTGTTCTTGGAGGGCTACTGCAAATTGCAATATTTATGTTCTTGTGTGGCATAACGGCTGCA GTTGCTTTGTAA
- the LOC102617511 gene encoding K(+) efflux antiporter 5-like isoform X2, which translates to MSSTAVVVKFLVEQSINNALHGQVTIGTLISQVETFAQFGVVFLLFALGLEFSFTKLKAVGHVAVLGGLLQIAIFMFLCGITAALAGCFVSFNFRLECYRKMILLLEFFTGSLARNLIIGILALIFGSFVG; encoded by the exons ATGTCATCAACTGCAGTG GTGGTGAAATTTTTGGTAGAACAGAGCATCAATAATGCTCTTCATGGTCAAGTTACAATTGGAACACTTATTTCACAG GTTGAAACTTTTGCACAATTTGGTGTTGTCTTCCTTCTTTTTGCTTTGGGGCTAgagttttcttttacaaaG TTAAAAGCAGTGGGACATGTCGCTGTTCTTGGAGGGCTACTGCAAATTGCAATATTTATGTTCTTGTGTGGCATAACGGCTGCA CTTGCAGGTTGCTTTGTAAGTTTCAATTTTCGTTTAGAGTGCTATCGGAAGATGATATTGTTGCTGGAATTTTTTACAGGAAGTCTTGCTAGAAATCTTATTATTGGAATACTTGCATTAATCTTTGGAAGTTTTGTTGGGTAA
- the LOC102617511 gene encoding K(+) efflux antiporter 5-like isoform X3 — translation MAVIVVWVCEAVKVWLLLVVCCCFTDGRVVKFLVEQSINNALHGQVTIGTLISQVETFAQFGVVFLLFALGLEFSFTKLKAVGHVAVLGGLLQIAIFMFLCGITAAEVLLEILLLEYLH, via the exons ATGGCTGTAATTGTTGTTTGGGTGTGTGAGGCAGTGAAGGTGTGGCTGTTGCTTGTTGTTTGTTGTTGCTTCACGGATGGTAGG GTGGTGAAATTTTTGGTAGAACAGAGCATCAATAATGCTCTTCATGGTCAAGTTACAATTGGAACACTTATTTCACAG GTTGAAACTTTTGCACAATTTGGTGTTGTCTTCCTTCTTTTTGCTTTGGGGCTAgagttttcttttacaaaG TTAAAAGCAGTGGGACATGTCGCTGTTCTTGGAGGGCTACTGCAAATTGCAATATTTATGTTCTTGTGTGGCATAACGGCTGCA GAAGTCTTGCTAGAAATCTTATTATTGGAATACTTGCATTAA